A stretch of Salvelinus alpinus chromosome 4, SLU_Salpinus.1, whole genome shotgun sequence DNA encodes these proteins:
- the pi4kb gene encoding phosphatidylinositol 4-kinase beta isoform X2, with protein MGDTVLGLSAVQPEELEPQSPSTASSSLSISSSPSFSLPSSPSSGSYHHQQTTSPSPTHSDGPAASSPPLDVISEGVGELTLVIDPEVAKMACQEVLQKVKFLKGESEGSGSGSDGGNSTDQTLVNGTVHTEPIKPPKIPGEEDSEALPPGSVKSARRRQRHNPSKQSWLLRLFESKLFDVSMAISYLHNSKEPGVQAYIGNRLFSFRHEEVDFYLPQLLNMYIHMDEDVGDAIKPYVVHRCRQSISFSLQCAWLLGAYSSDMHISTQRHSRGTKLRKLIFSDELKPAAVRARQPLTLAPFCPLPTAAPSLHGHGLGGEHGLSPTKRTHQRSKSDATVSISLSSNLKRTASNPKVESNQDEPARLAPQREFIKSLMGIGKRLATLPTKEQKTSRLISELSLLNHKLPARVWLPTAAFHHHVVRVPHTQAVVLNSKDKAPYLIYVEVLECEDFETSNVPVRISETRIRSTRSVENLPDCGITADQRAGGFSTVHNYDEDNEAWSVDDIGDLQVELPEFHTNSCDNISQFSVDSITSLDSKEPIFIAAGDIRRRLSEQLAHTPTTFKRDPEDPSAVALKEPWQEKVQRIREGSPYGHIPTWRLLSVIVKCGDDLRQELLASQVLQQLQIIWEQERVPIRIKPYKILVISSDSGMIEPIVNAVSMHQVKKQSQMPLLDYFLQEHGTHTTEAFLTAQRNFVQSCAGYCLICYLLQVKDRHNGNILLDAEGHIIHIDFGFILSSSPRNLGFETSAFKLTNEFVDVMGGLDGEMCND; from the exons ATGGGTGACACGGTCCTGGGTCTGTCTGCTGTACAGCCAGAGGAACTAGAACCGCAGAGCCCCTCCacagcctcctcctctctgtccatctcctcctctccctccttctctctgccctcctccccttcctctggaTCCTACCACCATCAGCAGACCACCAGTCCCAGCCCCACTCACAGCGATGGTCCAGCCGCCTCCAGCCCACCCCTGGATGTCATCTCGGAGGGCGTGGGCGAGCTGACCCTGGTCATCGACCCCGAGGTGGCCAAGATGGCCTGCCAGGAGGTGCTGCAGAAGGTGAAGTTCCTCAAAGGCGAAAGTGAGGGGTCAGGTTCTGGGTCTGATGGTGGCAATAGCACAGACCAAACACTGGTCAACGGGACTGTACATACAGAGCCTATCAAGCCCCCAAAAATCCCCGGGGAGGAGGACTCTGAGGCACTGCCTCCAGGCTCGGTGAAAAGCGCGCGGCGGCGCCAGCGCCACAACCCCTCCAAGCAGTCGTGGCTGCTGCGGCTGTTTGAGTCCAAACTCTTCGACGTGTCAATGGCCATCTCCTATCTACACAACTCCAAGGAGCCGGGTGTGCAGGCCTACATCGGCAACCGTCTGTTCAGCTTCCGCCACGAGGAGGTGGACTTCTACCTGCCGCAGCTGCTCAACATGTACATCCACATGGACGAGGACGTGGGAGACGCCATCAAGCCCTATGTG GTGCACCGCTGCCGTCAGAGTATCTCCTTCTCGCTGCAGTGCGCCTGGCTGCTGGGCGCCTACTCCTCCGACATGCACATCTCCACACAGCGACACTCGCGCGGCACCAAGCTACGCAAACTCATCTTCTCCGACGAACTCAAACCAGCTGCGGTCCGTGCCCGCCAGCCACTGACGTTGGCCCCTTTCTGCCCACTTCCGACCGCTGCGCCATCCCTGCACGGGCACGGCTTGGGCGGAGAGCACGGTCTGTCGCCTACTAAGCGCACGCATCAGCGCTCCAAGTCGGACGCCACGGTCAGCATCAGCCTGAGCAGCAACCTGAAGAGGACAGCGAGCAACCCCAAGGTGGAGAGCAACCAGGACGAG CCGGCGCGTCTGGCACCCCAGAGAGAGTTCATCAAGTCCCTGATGGGCATTGGGAAGCGGCTGGCCACGCTGCCCACTAAGGAGCAGAAGACGTCCCGGCTCATCTCGGAGCTGTCGCTGCTCAACCACAAGCTGCCCGCCCGCGTCTGGCTGCCCACCGCCGCCTTCCACCACCACGTGGTGCGCGTCCCTCACACACAGGCTGTGGTGCTCAACTCCAAAGACAAG GCGCCGTACCTCATCTATGTGGAGGTTCTGGAGTGTGAGGACTTTGAGACGTCCAACGTTCCGGTGCGGATCTCCGAGACGAGGATCCGCAGCACGCGCTCAGTGGAGAACCTTCCGGACTGCGGCATCACGGCGGATCAGCGAGCCGGGGGCTTCTCAACGGTTCACAACTACGATGAGGATAACGAAGCCTGGTCTGTGGACGACATCGGGGATCTGcaggtggag CTCCCAGAGTTCCACACCAACAGCTGTGACAACATCTCCCAGTTCTCAGTGGACAGCATCACCAGCCTGGACAGCAAGGAGCCCATCTTCATCGCTGCTGGAGACATCAG GCGGCGTCTCTCAGAGCAGCTAGCTCACACACCAACCACATTCAAGCGGGACCCAGAGGACCCTTCAGCAGTGGCCCTCAAGGAGCCGTGGCAGGAGAAGGTTCA GCGGATAAGGGAGGGCTCCCCATATGGACACATCCCTACCTGGAGGTTGTTGTCAGTCATCGTCAAGTGTGGCGACGACCTTCGGCAAGAGCTCCTGGCCTCTCAAGTGCTGCAGCAGCTCCAG atCATCTGGGAACAGGAGCGTGTGCCTATCCGGATCAAACCCTATAAGATCCTGGTGATCTCCTCTGACAGCGGCATGATTGAACCCATAGTCAACGCAGTGTCCATGCACCAG GTGAAGAAACAGAGCCAGATGCCTCTGCTGGACTACTTCCTGCAGGAACACGGTACCCACACCACCGAGGCCTTCCTCACGGCCCAGCGCAACTTTGTCCAGAGCTGTGCAGGCTACTGTCTCATCTGCTACCTGCTGCAGGTCAAAGACAG ACACAATGGCAACATCCTGTTGGACGCTGAGGGCCACATCATCCACATAGACTTTGGCTTCATTCTGTCCAGTTCGCCCCGCAACCTTGGCTTCGAGACCTCTGCTTTCAAGCTCACCAACGAGTTTGTAGAC GTGATGGGAGGTCTGGATGGAGAGATGTGTAATGACTAG
- the pi4kb gene encoding phosphatidylinositol 4-kinase beta isoform X1, with product MGDTVLGLSAVQPEELEPQSPSTASSSLSISSSPSFSLPSSPSSGSYHHQQTTSPSPTHSDGPAASSPPLDVISEGVGELTLVIDPEVAKMACQEVLQKVKFLKGESEGSGSGSDGGNSTDQTLVNGTVHTEPIKPPKIPGEEDSEALPPGSVKSARRRQRHNPSKQSWLLRLFESKLFDVSMAISYLHNSKEPGVQAYIGNRLFSFRHEEVDFYLPQLLNMYIHMDEDVGDAIKPYVVHRCRQSISFSLQCAWLLGAYSSDMHISTQRHSRGTKLRKLIFSDELKPAAVRARQPLTLAPFCPLPTAAPSLHGHGLGGEHGLSPTKRTHQRSKSDATVSISLSSNLKRTASNPKVESNQDEPARLAPQREFIKSLMGIGKRLATLPTKEQKTSRLISELSLLNHKLPARVWLPTAAFHHHVVRVPHTQAVVLNSKDKAPYLIYVEVLECEDFETSNVPVRISETRIRSTRSVENLPDCGITADQRAGGFSTVHNYDEDNEAWSVDDIGDLQVELPEFHTNSCDNISQFSVDSITSLDSKEPIFIAAGDIRRRLSEQLAHTPTTFKRDPEDPSAVALKEPWQEKVQRIREGSPYGHIPTWRLLSVIVKCGDDLRQELLASQVLQQLQIIWEQERVPIRIKPYKILVISSDSGMIEPIVNAVSMHQVKKQSQMPLLDYFLQEHGTHTTEAFLTAQRNFVQSCAGYCLICYLLQVKDRHNGNILLDAEGHIIHIDFGFILSSSPRNLGFETSAFKLTNEFVDVMGGLDGDMFNYYKMLMLQGLIAARKHMDKVIQIVEIMQQGSQLPCFHGSSTIRTLKERFHMSLTEEQLQVLVEQMVDGSMRSITTKLYDGFQYLTNGIM from the exons ATGGGTGACACGGTCCTGGGTCTGTCTGCTGTACAGCCAGAGGAACTAGAACCGCAGAGCCCCTCCacagcctcctcctctctgtccatctcctcctctccctccttctctctgccctcctccccttcctctggaTCCTACCACCATCAGCAGACCACCAGTCCCAGCCCCACTCACAGCGATGGTCCAGCCGCCTCCAGCCCACCCCTGGATGTCATCTCGGAGGGCGTGGGCGAGCTGACCCTGGTCATCGACCCCGAGGTGGCCAAGATGGCCTGCCAGGAGGTGCTGCAGAAGGTGAAGTTCCTCAAAGGCGAAAGTGAGGGGTCAGGTTCTGGGTCTGATGGTGGCAATAGCACAGACCAAACACTGGTCAACGGGACTGTACATACAGAGCCTATCAAGCCCCCAAAAATCCCCGGGGAGGAGGACTCTGAGGCACTGCCTCCAGGCTCGGTGAAAAGCGCGCGGCGGCGCCAGCGCCACAACCCCTCCAAGCAGTCGTGGCTGCTGCGGCTGTTTGAGTCCAAACTCTTCGACGTGTCAATGGCCATCTCCTATCTACACAACTCCAAGGAGCCGGGTGTGCAGGCCTACATCGGCAACCGTCTGTTCAGCTTCCGCCACGAGGAGGTGGACTTCTACCTGCCGCAGCTGCTCAACATGTACATCCACATGGACGAGGACGTGGGAGACGCCATCAAGCCCTATGTG GTGCACCGCTGCCGTCAGAGTATCTCCTTCTCGCTGCAGTGCGCCTGGCTGCTGGGCGCCTACTCCTCCGACATGCACATCTCCACACAGCGACACTCGCGCGGCACCAAGCTACGCAAACTCATCTTCTCCGACGAACTCAAACCAGCTGCGGTCCGTGCCCGCCAGCCACTGACGTTGGCCCCTTTCTGCCCACTTCCGACCGCTGCGCCATCCCTGCACGGGCACGGCTTGGGCGGAGAGCACGGTCTGTCGCCTACTAAGCGCACGCATCAGCGCTCCAAGTCGGACGCCACGGTCAGCATCAGCCTGAGCAGCAACCTGAAGAGGACAGCGAGCAACCCCAAGGTGGAGAGCAACCAGGACGAG CCGGCGCGTCTGGCACCCCAGAGAGAGTTCATCAAGTCCCTGATGGGCATTGGGAAGCGGCTGGCCACGCTGCCCACTAAGGAGCAGAAGACGTCCCGGCTCATCTCGGAGCTGTCGCTGCTCAACCACAAGCTGCCCGCCCGCGTCTGGCTGCCCACCGCCGCCTTCCACCACCACGTGGTGCGCGTCCCTCACACACAGGCTGTGGTGCTCAACTCCAAAGACAAG GCGCCGTACCTCATCTATGTGGAGGTTCTGGAGTGTGAGGACTTTGAGACGTCCAACGTTCCGGTGCGGATCTCCGAGACGAGGATCCGCAGCACGCGCTCAGTGGAGAACCTTCCGGACTGCGGCATCACGGCGGATCAGCGAGCCGGGGGCTTCTCAACGGTTCACAACTACGATGAGGATAACGAAGCCTGGTCTGTGGACGACATCGGGGATCTGcaggtggag CTCCCAGAGTTCCACACCAACAGCTGTGACAACATCTCCCAGTTCTCAGTGGACAGCATCACCAGCCTGGACAGCAAGGAGCCCATCTTCATCGCTGCTGGAGACATCAG GCGGCGTCTCTCAGAGCAGCTAGCTCACACACCAACCACATTCAAGCGGGACCCAGAGGACCCTTCAGCAGTGGCCCTCAAGGAGCCGTGGCAGGAGAAGGTTCA GCGGATAAGGGAGGGCTCCCCATATGGACACATCCCTACCTGGAGGTTGTTGTCAGTCATCGTCAAGTGTGGCGACGACCTTCGGCAAGAGCTCCTGGCCTCTCAAGTGCTGCAGCAGCTCCAG atCATCTGGGAACAGGAGCGTGTGCCTATCCGGATCAAACCCTATAAGATCCTGGTGATCTCCTCTGACAGCGGCATGATTGAACCCATAGTCAACGCAGTGTCCATGCACCAG GTGAAGAAACAGAGCCAGATGCCTCTGCTGGACTACTTCCTGCAGGAACACGGTACCCACACCACCGAGGCCTTCCTCACGGCCCAGCGCAACTTTGTCCAGAGCTGTGCAGGCTACTGTCTCATCTGCTACCTGCTGCAGGTCAAAGACAG ACACAATGGCAACATCCTGTTGGACGCTGAGGGCCACATCATCCACATAGACTTTGGCTTCATTCTGTCCAGTTCGCCCCGCAACCTTGGCTTCGAGACCTCTGCTTTCAAGCTCACCAACGAGTTTGTAGAC gtgatgGGAGGTCTGGATGGAGACATGTTTAATTACTATAAGATGCTCATGCTGCAGGGCCTGATAGCAGCACGTAAACACATGGACAAAGTCATCCAGATAGTGGAGATCATGCAGCAAG GCTCCCAGCTGCCCTGCT